One window from the genome of Pseudobdellovibrionaceae bacterium encodes:
- a CDS encoding ABC transporter substrate-binding protein: MSKCSLIFMSVFLMLSSIAHAKTIKGFDGVKVEITHPKRIIALNSTTFEIIYELGKADLVVGVDNGALFFPPADSITKLGHPYRPSVEGMISLKPDLVISTEDSLPKASAEQLRSAKVPTLILQTSYEDGYKGLERRISIIAKVLGQEKQGKALIAKINKQVQDLNKKAAAVKEKKKVFFLYAHSPSDASIYGKQTGSHFLIEQIGAQNAADFATGVKPLTAEAMVQASPDSIIMMQRGLDAVGKLEGALKMPGVSLTPAGKNKDVFVVDNTVRWIGPRFPEFAAKLFNEVYNNN; encoded by the coding sequence GTGAGTAAATGTTCTTTAATTTTTATGAGTGTTTTCTTAATGCTGTCATCTATAGCCCATGCCAAAACCATTAAAGGCTTTGATGGAGTCAAAGTGGAGATCACTCATCCTAAACGCATCATAGCTCTGAATTCCACAACCTTTGAAATCATTTATGAACTTGGAAAGGCTGATCTTGTGGTTGGTGTTGATAATGGCGCCTTGTTTTTCCCTCCTGCGGATTCTATCACCAAACTTGGTCATCCCTATCGTCCTAGTGTGGAAGGCATGATCAGCCTTAAGCCTGATCTTGTGATCAGCACCGAAGACTCACTTCCTAAAGCCAGTGCTGAACAACTGCGTTCAGCAAAAGTCCCAACACTGATCCTCCAAACTTCGTACGAAGACGGTTACAAAGGTTTAGAGCGACGCATCTCCATCATTGCCAAAGTTCTAGGGCAAGAAAAACAAGGCAAGGCCCTGATTGCAAAAATCAACAAACAGGTCCAGGACTTGAACAAAAAAGCAGCCGCAGTCAAAGAGAAAAAGAAAGTGTTTTTTCTCTATGCCCATAGCCCAAGTGATGCCAGCATTTATGGAAAGCAAACAGGCTCTCATTTTTTAATTGAACAGATCGGTGCCCAAAATGCCGCCGACTTTGCAACTGGCGTTAAACCCCTTACTGCCGAAGCCATGGTTCAAGCCTCACCAGACTCTATCATTATGATGCAAAGAGGGCTGGATGCTGTAGGCAAACTTGAAGGCGCACTGAAAATGCCTGGAGTCAGCCTCACCCCTGCTGGAAAAAATAAAGATGTGTTTGTTGTTGATAACACAGTCAGATGGATAGGGCCGCGCTTCCCAGAGTTTGCTGCAAAACTTTTCAACGAGGTTTATAACAATAACTAG